The Artemia franciscana unplaced genomic scaffold, ASM3288406v1 Scaffold_188, whole genome shotgun sequence genome includes a region encoding these proteins:
- the LOC136042725 gene encoding uncharacterized protein LOC136042725, with product MQWHEHINSLKSLIIQRLCILKRLAGSKWGCHPKIILDFYKLYIRSNIEYGIQIFSARPPSSFKILESLQNSAIRIALGVHKHTPLSKLRTLSGLVSLSERASSLRIKYFSQIQAYGAKHAVYAHTFAEKSACPNAHSSWNQFQLEVPNWNQHSLHAYPFTESPPWEMSPPSCQVELISISKDLIPNYEIQTILAEHISKAYPNYRKIYTDGSVQRERAGAGACIPSLNLNIYSPLPLGSSILSAELCAIRLALDALINYNIESENILCLSDSKSALLLIQNINRIANDKDLYNIRRQLLNLKIKENEVYFQHVPSHKGIKYNDMADSLAAKASMLSPSPSSDLNSRDIIRQRSKVNHSTLMLSPFHTRLNTVLYYRLKSGALLLNSLLFNWKLHHSPLCRICFSTEETIQHILFDCQAQSEETVALKRFCSLAKIPNTYTAILDSNLPWEIDRKIFKAAIDTLKKRNIV from the coding sequence atgcagtggcatgaacatattaattctttgaaatctctgattattcagagactttgtattctaaaaagacttgctggaagtaagtggggatgtcacccaaagattattttggatttttacaaattatatattcgttcaaatatagaatatggaattcaaatattttcagctcgtcccccatcctcattcaaaatccttgaatctttacaaaattctgctattcgaatagctttgggtgtgcataagcatactcctctgtcaaagttaagaacactgtcgggattggtgtccctaagtgaaagagcatctagtctaaggataaagtatttctcgcaaatccaggcttatggagccaagcatgctgtatatgcacatacctttgctgagaagtcagcctgtcccaatgcccattcatcatggaatcagtttcaactggaggtcccaaactggaatcaacattcgcttcatgcatatccctttactgagtcccccccatgggaaatgagtcctccaagctgtcaagtagaacttatctctattagtaaagatttgattcctaattatgagatccagactattttggctgaacacatctcaaaggcttaccccaactatagaaaaatatatactgatggatccgtccagagggaaagagctggagcaggagcatgtatcccatccctgaatttgaatatttattctcctctcccattgggatcttctatcctgtctgctgaattatgtgccatccgcctggccttggatgctcttataaattataacattgaatctgaaaatatactctgtctctccgactctaaatcagcattactactgatccaaaatattaatagaattgctaatgacaaagatttatataatattagaagacagcttcttaatcttaagatcaaggaaaatgaagtttattttcaacatgttcctagtcataaaggtataaaatataatgatatggctgattctctagcagcaaaggcttccatgttatctcctagtccttcctctgacctcaattcacgagatattatcaggcaaagatccaaagttaatcacagtacattaatgttatcgccatttcatacaagattaaatacagtgctatattaccgactgaaatcaggtgccctacttctaaatagcttgttatttaattggaagctacatcattcccctttatgccgaatctgcttttcaacagaggaaacaatccagcatattttatttgattgccaggctcagagtgaggagactgttgctcttaagcgtttctgctccttggctaagattccaaatacttatacagctatcctggattctaacctgccatgggaaattgatcgtaagatatttaaggcagcaattgataccttaaagaagagaaatattgtttaa